The Salmo salar chromosome ssa06, Ssal_v3.1, whole genome shotgun sequence genome window below encodes:
- the LOC106607501 gene encoding eukaryotic translation initiation factor 1b isoform X2 has translation MSAIQNLQTFDPFADATKGNDRLPSGTDDYIHIRIQQRNGRKTLTTVQGIAIDYDKKKLVKAFKKIGLAKEEQLKVHGF, from the exons ATGTCCGCTATCCAGAACCTCCAAACTTTCG ACCCCTTTGCTGATGCAACTAAGGGTAATGACAGGCTCCCATCTGGGACTGACGACTACATCCACATAAGAATCCAGCAGCGTAACGGCAGGAAGACTCTGACCACGGTCCAGGGCATAGCCATCGACTATGATAAGAAGAAGCTAGTCAAGGCCTTTAAGAAG ATTGGTCTGGCGAAAGAGGAGCAGCTCAAGGTCCACGGATTCTAG
- the LOC106607501 gene encoding eukaryotic translation initiation factor 1 isoform X1, producing MSAIQNLQTFDPFADATKGNDRLPSGTDDYIHIRIQQRNGRKTLTTVQGIAIDYDKKKLVKAFKKKFACNGTVIEHPEYGEVIQLQGDQRKNICTFLIEIGLAKEEQLKVHGF from the exons ATGTCCGCTATCCAGAACCTCCAAACTTTCG ACCCCTTTGCTGATGCAACTAAGGGTAATGACAGGCTCCCATCTGGGACTGACGACTACATCCACATAAGAATCCAGCAGCGTAACGGCAGGAAGACTCTGACCACGGTCCAGGGCATAGCCATCGACTATGATAAGAAGAAGCTAGTCAAGGCCTTTAAGAAG AAATTTGCCTGCAATGGGACAGTGATTGAGCACCCAGAGTATGGGGAAGTGATTCAGCTGCAAGGTGACCAGCGCAAGAATATCTGCACGTTTCTGATTGAG ATTGGTCTGGCGAAAGAGGAGCAGCTCAAGGTCCACGGATTCTAG